Proteins co-encoded in one Leptospira levettii genomic window:
- a CDS encoding adenylate/guanylate cyclase domain-containing protein translates to MGQKRTIATSASEERLEKLLEERLTEGSNHEIIDKRIWDLFGETWCVMFTDLSGFSRGVAKFGIIHFLQTIYESQRILIPVLDEYDGILMKDEGDSLMVLFRNTNKAIQCAIHMQKACKRYNEGRIAEEQILLCVGLGYGKILKIGDTDVFGAEVNAASKLGEDTAKAWEILVTSAVKENADETTDFDFEPIKDIPPGSDGAYKLLYTLDEPKWVVL, encoded by the coding sequence ATGGGTCAAAAACGTACCATTGCCACCTCCGCCTCAGAAGAACGATTGGAAAAACTTTTAGAAGAACGACTAACGGAAGGTTCCAATCATGAAATCATTGATAAACGAATTTGGGATTTATTTGGAGAAACGTGGTGTGTCATGTTTACTGACCTTTCCGGTTTTTCCAGAGGTGTTGCTAAATTTGGAATCATCCATTTTTTACAGACTATCTATGAATCACAACGTATCCTCATTCCTGTTCTAGATGAGTATGATGGAATCCTGATGAAAGATGAAGGGGATAGCCTTATGGTACTCTTTCGTAATACCAATAAAGCGATCCAATGTGCCATCCATATGCAAAAAGCCTGCAAACGGTATAATGAAGGTAGAATTGCCGAAGAACAAATCCTTCTCTGTGTTGGTTTAGGTTATGGAAAAATTTTGAAAATTGGGGATACTGATGTGTTTGGTGCCGAAGTGAATGCTGCGTCCAAACTAGGGGAAGATACAGCCAAAGCTTGGGAGATCCTTGTGACAAGTGCTGTGAAAGAAAATGCTGATGAAACCACGGATTTTGATTTTGAACCAATAAAAGATATCCCACCAGGTTCGGATGGTGCCTACAAACTTCTTTATACACTTGATGAACCGAAATGGGTAGTTTTGTAA
- a CDS encoding TetR/AcrR family transcriptional regulator: MGKQEETRKLIIESAFALIYQNGFQGVGVREIALSANLTIGAFFYHFPTKNHVGYAIIDEFLSKGILDRWILPLEQYDNPVEGIIHTYKKTFDEWPDEFVSRGCPLNNLGQEMSSIDPEFQKKAKELLSNWIQNTKTYLDIARKKKILKPKTDTLKLAEFIVTFQEATFAMGKVMNDRKVYDSLYLSFRDHLLSQCR, from the coding sequence ATGGGGAAACAAGAGGAAACTCGTAAACTGATCATTGAGTCTGCATTTGCACTGATCTACCAAAACGGATTTCAAGGCGTGGGGGTTCGTGAAATTGCACTTTCAGCAAATTTAACCATCGGTGCCTTTTTTTACCACTTTCCTACAAAGAATCACGTGGGTTATGCCATCATTGATGAGTTTTTATCCAAAGGTATTTTGGATCGTTGGATATTGCCTTTGGAACAATATGATAATCCAGTCGAAGGAATCATTCATACATATAAAAAAACTTTTGACGAATGGCCAGATGAATTTGTTTCGAGGGGTTGTCCACTGAATAATTTAGGGCAAGAAATGTCTTCGATTGATCCTGAGTTCCAAAAAAAAGCGAAGGAACTTTTGTCCAATTGGATTCAGAACACAAAAACTTACTTGGATATTGCCCGAAAGAAAAAAATCCTAAAACCAAAAACAGATACACTTAAACTCGCGGAATTTATTGTAACCTTCCAAGAAGCTACTTTCGCAATGGGTAAAGTAATGAATGATCGCAAAGTATACGATTCCTTATATCTTTCGTTTCGTGACCATCTACTATCGCAATGCCGTTGA
- a CDS encoding DoxX family protein, translating into MNEINQSPTYLWVGRILSGLVIAFLLFDAGGKLAKIDPVLKSMEELGLPAQSAMTIGVILLVITVMYAIPQTAALGALLLTGYLGGAVAIHVRVENPLFSHTLFPVYIGILLWVGLALRNPKVKDLFWNF; encoded by the coding sequence ATGAACGAAATTAACCAATCCCCAACCTACCTTTGGGTGGGACGAATTTTAAGTGGCCTAGTAATCGCATTTTTACTCTTCGATGCAGGCGGAAAATTAGCTAAGATTGATCCAGTGTTAAAAAGTATGGAAGAACTGGGACTACCTGCCCAGAGTGCAATGACGATCGGCGTCATTCTATTGGTGATCACTGTTATGTATGCCATACCGCAAACTGCCGCACTTGGAGCTCTCTTACTCACTGGATATTTAGGTGGTGCGGTTGCCATCCACGTTCGTGTGGAAAATCCACTTTTTAGCCACACTTTATTTCCCGTTTATATAGGAATTCTCCTTTGGGTAGGACTTGCCTTACGTAACCCAAAAGTAAAAGACCTATTTTGGAATTTCTAG
- a CDS encoding MarR family winged helix-turn-helix transcriptional regulator, with amino-acid sequence MEIEIFKKTTRRYFETALFMHESIATHVGLSGTDHKFLGYLLENGEMTAGELAKLSGLTTGAITGVIDRLEKSKLVKRKFLQTDRRKVFIVPNLEKANQLFSPIFKKLQKETDQLISSFSSLEIEVVHRYFESAIKIMDKVSKNLKDTNGI; translated from the coding sequence ATGGAAATAGAAATTTTTAAAAAAACTACACGTCGGTATTTCGAAACAGCCCTTTTTATGCATGAATCGATCGCAACGCATGTTGGGCTTTCAGGCACAGATCATAAATTTTTAGGATACCTACTTGAAAATGGAGAGATGACTGCGGGGGAACTGGCAAAATTATCTGGGCTTACTACTGGGGCGATCACTGGAGTCATTGATCGATTGGAGAAGAGTAAACTCGTAAAAAGGAAATTTTTACAAACGGATAGAAGGAAGGTTTTCATTGTTCCAAATTTGGAGAAGGCAAACCAACTGTTTTCACCAATTTTTAAAAAATTACAAAAAGAAACGGACCAATTGATTTCTAGTTTTTCAAGTCTTGAGATAGAAGTCGTCCATCGTTATTTCGAATCTGCGATCAAGATAATGGATAAAGTTTCAAAAAATTTAAAGGATACGAATGGGATATGA
- a CDS encoding SH3 domain-containing protein → MKLKLVAFLIVGMSVTACSKNAEVTWHKNCDAKTNKASLDFTVPLYSEPDSNSKVVEFVPVGTVVKVFDARNHNVWAPKYFIKVQTAKNEGYMSPRCFVVGQDPANSVWRYSKGLVTDSKPFYDPTDKAHYPRGTEYGNLKDLPKEKIPLSELTKGLEEETYVNKNMLKQN, encoded by the coding sequence TTGAAACTGAAATTAGTAGCATTCTTGATCGTTGGGATGAGCGTAACAGCTTGTTCCAAAAACGCAGAGGTAACTTGGCATAAAAATTGTGATGCCAAAACCAACAAAGCAAGTTTGGATTTTACTGTTCCTTTGTATTCAGAACCAGATTCTAATTCTAAGGTGGTAGAGTTTGTTCCAGTAGGAACTGTTGTAAAGGTGTTTGATGCTCGTAACCATAACGTATGGGCACCAAAATACTTTATCAAAGTTCAAACAGCAAAAAACGAAGGTTATATGAGTCCTAGATGTTTTGTTGTTGGACAAGATCCGGCAAATAGTGTTTGGAGATACTCCAAAGGACTCGTAACAGATTCAAAACCTTTTTATGATCCGACAGACAAAGCTCATTACCCAAGAGGGACTGAGTATGGAAATTTGAAGGACCTTCCAAAGGAAAAAATCCCTCTTTCTGAACTCACAAAAGGTTTGGAAGAAGAAACTTACGTAAACAAAAACATGTTGAAACAAAACTAA
- a CDS encoding c-type cytochrome codes for MKQNIFRVFALVALVFVANCDYKTPVYEYFPNMYDSPARESQEADSFAANGSASRIPPKGAIPVGYFPYPYAAEATPDTLPGPDKGLKNPIGKVSLGDLMIGEKRYQTYCTPCHGVQGLGNGAVVGPAPKFQQPPPSVVSDKIRGWSDGQIYHIITMGRGLMGSYAYQIEPEDRWKLIAYIRKLQEYEVKNKKAN; via the coding sequence ATGAAACAAAACATCTTTCGAGTTTTTGCACTTGTGGCGTTGGTTTTTGTCGCAAATTGTGATTATAAAACTCCCGTTTACGAATACTTTCCGAATATGTATGACTCTCCTGCTAGAGAATCGCAAGAAGCGGATTCCTTTGCTGCCAATGGTTCTGCTTCCCGGATTCCACCAAAAGGTGCAATCCCTGTAGGATACTTTCCATACCCATACGCGGCGGAAGCAACTCCTGATACCCTTCCTGGTCCAGACAAAGGATTAAAAAATCCAATTGGAAAGGTGAGTTTGGGGGATTTGATGATTGGGGAAAAACGTTACCAAACATATTGCACTCCTTGTCATGGTGTGCAAGGTCTTGGAAACGGAGCTGTTGTAGGACCTGCACCTAAGTTCCAACAACCACCTCCTTCTGTTGTTTCTGACAAGATCCGCGGTTGGTCCGATGGACAAATCTACCACATCATCACGATGGGTCGTGGTCTCATGGGAAGTTATGCTTACCAAATCGAACCTGAAGACAGATGGAAGCTCATTGCTTACATCCGCAAACTTCAAGAATATGAAGTGAAAAATAAAAAGGCGAACTAG
- a CDS encoding DUF3341 domain-containing protein — protein sequence MYLPKLEQFHKYKEMDEGVLGIFDTPEAIMHAAEKTKAKDYIGFDCILPYPVHGIDEAMGTPRSGLPWVTFFAGIFGCTIGILFQYLTHAHDWPLNISGKALNAWFAYVPIIFELTVFAAGIYTVAALCFLSGIPKATRRILHPDLTSHKFGLWIPKSAKGYNESDVVSFVKSLGGSEVTVVKPENQK from the coding sequence ATGTATCTTCCAAAATTAGAACAGTTTCATAAATACAAAGAAATGGATGAAGGAGTCCTCGGAATTTTCGACACTCCCGAAGCCATTATGCATGCTGCGGAAAAAACAAAGGCAAAGGATTACATTGGTTTTGATTGTATCCTTCCTTATCCGGTGCACGGAATTGATGAAGCCATGGGAACTCCTAGATCAGGACTCCCTTGGGTCACTTTCTTTGCTGGGATTTTTGGATGCACGATTGGAATTTTATTCCAATACCTAACACATGCACATGACTGGCCTCTCAATATCTCGGGAAAAGCTCTCAATGCTTGGTTTGCCTATGTGCCAATCATCTTTGAATTAACTGTATTTGCCGCAGGGATTTATACAGTAGCTGCTTTATGTTTTTTAAGCGGTATTCCCAAAGCGACACGTAGGATCCTTCACCCAGATTTGACGTCTCATAAATTCGGTCTTTGGATTCCAAAGTCTGCCAAAGGTTATAACGAGTCCGATGTGGTTTCGTTTGTCAAAAGCCTTGGCGGATCCGAAGTAACCGTTGTGAAACCGGAGAACCAAAAATGA
- the nrfD gene encoding NrfD/PsrC family molybdoenzyme membrane anchor subunit — translation MSLTQAVRDKLDIPDLVTGGKSLKDVTVDIAKPNEDFPTKLWWNTFLLVLTITLIDVAIIGYLFYEGLYLLGINNPVGWGFFVVNFVFWIGIGHAGTLISAVLYLFRQGWRTGINRAAEAMTIFAVLVAASNLILHVGRPWLGFWLFPYPNERGPLWVNFRSPLIWDTFAVSTYLSISMVFWYLGLIPDLATLRDRATETWRKNLYNVLAFGWVGSARAWSHLEIVSMILAALSTPLVLSVHTIVSFDFAVSILPGWHTTIFPPYFVAGAIFSGFAMVVTLMVIAREVFNLKNYITMKHLDNMNKIMMVTGLIVGLAYGTEFFIAWYSGNEYEVFAFWNRAFGPYGWAYFIMISCNVLSPQVFWFRKLRYNIPVMFVASLVVNVGMWFERFVIMMTLNRDFLPSSWAMYTPSLFDYAMLIGTFGIFFTLFLLWCRIMPVIAIAEVKTVMPQKEGAHH, via the coding sequence ATGTCATTAACACAAGCAGTTAGAGATAAATTAGATATCCCCGACCTGGTAACAGGCGGGAAATCGCTTAAAGATGTAACCGTTGATATCGCAAAACCAAACGAAGATTTCCCTACCAAACTTTGGTGGAATACCTTCCTTTTGGTTTTGACGATCACCCTGATCGACGTAGCCATTATCGGGTATTTGTTTTACGAAGGTCTTTACCTCCTCGGGATTAACAACCCAGTGGGTTGGGGATTTTTCGTCGTCAACTTCGTATTTTGGATTGGTATTGGTCACGCAGGAACTTTGATTTCTGCGGTATTATACCTCTTCCGCCAAGGTTGGAGAACAGGGATTAACCGTGCCGCAGAAGCGATGACCATCTTTGCCGTACTAGTTGCGGCATCGAACCTCATCCTCCACGTTGGTCGTCCTTGGCTCGGATTCTGGCTCTTCCCGTATCCAAATGAAAGAGGTCCACTTTGGGTGAACTTCCGTTCCCCTCTGATTTGGGACACGTTTGCGGTATCGACTTACCTTTCCATTTCCATGGTGTTCTGGTACTTAGGTCTTATTCCTGACCTTGCGACCCTTAGGGACCGTGCGACAGAAACTTGGAGAAAGAACTTATACAATGTTCTTGCTTTCGGATGGGTGGGATCGGCGAGAGCTTGGTCTCATTTGGAAATCGTTTCCATGATTTTGGCAGCTCTTTCCACTCCACTTGTTCTTTCAGTGCATACCATCGTATCCTTCGACTTCGCAGTTTCCATCCTTCCAGGTTGGCATACGACCATCTTCCCTCCATACTTCGTTGCCGGTGCGATTTTCTCCGGATTTGCGATGGTGGTAACCCTTATGGTCATTGCTCGTGAAGTGTTTAATTTAAAGAACTACATCACAATGAAACACTTGGACAACATGAATAAAATCATGATGGTCACTGGTCTTATCGTGGGTCTTGCGTATGGAACAGAGTTTTTCATCGCTTGGTATTCTGGTAACGAATACGAAGTGTTTGCATTCTGGAATAGAGCTTTCGGACCTTATGGTTGGGCTTACTTCATTATGATTTCCTGTAACGTGCTTTCACCACAGGTGTTTTGGTTCCGCAAACTTCGTTACAACATCCCTGTGATGTTTGTTGCCTCCCTTGTGGTGAACGTAGGTATGTGGTTCGAACGTTTTGTGATCATGATGACACTGAACCGCGACTTTTTACCATCCAGCTGGGCAATGTATACACCGTCACTTTTCGACTACGCGATGTTAATCGGAACGTTCGGTATCTTCTTTACTCTCTTCCTTCTCTGGTGCCGAATTATGCCGGTGATTGCGATTGCAGAAGTAAAAACAGTGATGCCACAAAAAGAAGGAGCACACCACTAG
- a CDS encoding TAT-variant-translocated molybdopterin oxidoreductase: MKDDSFQKEKKSLWQSYELRGTSREKELQKQEFYKSPDPLIAKIKKGDFDRKTFLKFMGASVVMTTVGCIQKPAEKIVPYVNLTIKNPDNNEVEQYDFVKHGHSYHYASVCGGCSVGCGVLVKAKDGRPLKLEGNPSHPISEGALCASGQASIFDLYDADRAKEPQQIVNGVAKSSDWFVLDKDVKEKLAANKGKTVVVTKPLTSPATKEFVSEFLRSVGGGKHLEVAFASSDDAITIAQEKSYGKAVLPNYHFDKAKVILSIDSDFLNQVNYHNDFSKRRDLQKNSKSFNSFIAAETHPSMTGSNADQRVPLKPGDQRKFALLIAKALSDLGVGGGSGVSGINVDTTASELGISKEVVVRTAKALASAKGESLVIAGGSNTLTEDAVDLQIAVNMLNSMLGNDGKTIDPGNPLKEGKSNYAENLKTLAKDLKERKAGVVILFGVNPVYEAPNGDEWKKLLHEAAQVVQVSDRADETALASNWLAPVSHFLESWGDNESVTGIVSVQQPTIRPLFQSKAFEDMLIGWAGGKLLGSESLYEYLKAKYSKKTNWEDLLRKGVLVSGNPKADKGGRSFRGTIAPLSASKSGLTVSLYESTALGQGERANNSQLQELPDPVSKVTWDNYVAISPQYSRSSGIKLNDVVTVTVNGKSFELPALVQPGLHPEAVGIALGYGRTNVGEIGNGVGKNASVLATEVNGSYVYSGLSITLSPTGKKYKLATTQDHHMMSPGVMMGVEWKERPLIISAKLQDYTKNPSAGIPEPEIPKILVDGKLQRAQGANAPSDQPGSQFAYPGYKWGMAVDLTSCSGCGACVVACNIENNVPMVGRDEVRMGREMHWLRIDRYYIGDPEKPESLEIAHQPLMCQHCDNAPCETVCPVAATVHSSEGTNDMVYNRCVGTRYCSNNCPYKVRRFNWLEHWNEHSLLGESMPTFKARPPRNLGLNPDVTVRSRGVMEKCNFCASRVAEKKIAAKNEGRTLKDGEVKAACEQTCASGAIVFGNVNDPESKVAKLLKDPRSYKLLEYLNIGPAVSYLTRVRNEV; the protein is encoded by the coding sequence ATGAAAGACGATAGTTTCCAAAAAGAAAAAAAGTCACTTTGGCAGTCTTATGAACTTCGCGGTACTTCTCGCGAAAAAGAACTCCAAAAACAAGAGTTCTACAAATCACCAGACCCTTTGATTGCTAAAATCAAAAAAGGTGACTTTGATAGAAAAACATTCCTTAAGTTTATGGGTGCATCAGTTGTGATGACAACTGTTGGTTGTATCCAAAAACCTGCTGAAAAAATTGTTCCTTATGTGAACCTCACCATTAAAAATCCAGACAACAACGAAGTAGAACAATACGACTTCGTAAAACATGGACACTCTTACCACTATGCTTCGGTTTGTGGCGGTTGTTCTGTTGGTTGTGGGGTACTTGTAAAAGCAAAAGATGGTCGTCCTTTAAAACTAGAAGGAAATCCAAGCCATCCAATTTCAGAAGGTGCTTTATGTGCTTCTGGACAAGCTTCTATTTTTGATCTTTATGATGCAGACAGAGCAAAAGAACCACAACAAATTGTGAATGGTGTTGCGAAGTCTAGCGATTGGTTTGTTCTTGATAAAGACGTAAAAGAAAAACTCGCGGCAAACAAAGGTAAGACGGTTGTGGTAACAAAACCACTCACATCTCCTGCGACAAAAGAATTTGTTTCTGAGTTTTTACGTTCTGTTGGTGGTGGAAAACACTTAGAAGTTGCATTTGCTTCTTCTGATGACGCCATTACAATCGCTCAAGAAAAATCATACGGAAAGGCAGTTCTTCCAAACTACCACTTTGACAAAGCAAAAGTAATCCTTTCCATCGATAGTGACTTCTTAAACCAAGTCAACTACCACAATGACTTTTCAAAACGAAGAGACTTACAAAAAAATTCAAAGTCATTCAATTCCTTTATCGCTGCAGAAACTCACCCGTCCATGACAGGTTCCAATGCGGACCAAAGAGTTCCATTAAAACCAGGTGACCAAAGAAAGTTTGCCCTCTTAATTGCAAAGGCACTTTCTGATTTGGGAGTAGGCGGGGGATCGGGTGTTTCTGGAATCAATGTAGATACGACAGCATCTGAGCTTGGAATTTCCAAAGAAGTTGTGGTTCGTACAGCAAAAGCACTCGCTTCCGCAAAAGGTGAGTCTCTTGTCATCGCTGGTGGTTCGAACACGTTAACAGAAGATGCAGTGGATTTACAAATCGCTGTGAACATGTTAAACAGCATGCTCGGTAACGATGGGAAAACCATCGATCCAGGAAATCCTTTGAAAGAAGGAAAGTCAAACTACGCTGAAAACTTAAAAACATTGGCAAAAGACTTAAAAGAAAGAAAGGCCGGAGTGGTCATTCTTTTTGGTGTGAACCCAGTGTATGAAGCGCCAAATGGAGATGAGTGGAAAAAACTCCTTCATGAAGCAGCACAAGTCGTACAAGTTTCTGACCGTGCGGATGAAACTGCACTTGCGTCCAACTGGCTTGCTCCTGTATCACACTTCCTTGAGTCTTGGGGTGATAACGAATCCGTAACAGGGATTGTATCGGTGCAACAACCAACCATCCGACCTCTGTTCCAATCCAAAGCATTTGAAGATATGCTCATTGGTTGGGCTGGTGGAAAGTTACTTGGATCCGAGTCTCTCTACGAATACCTCAAAGCAAAATATTCTAAAAAAACCAACTGGGAAGACTTACTCAGAAAAGGTGTCCTTGTTTCTGGAAATCCAAAAGCAGACAAGGGTGGTCGTTCTTTCCGAGGAACCATCGCACCACTTTCAGCATCTAAGTCTGGTTTAACTGTTTCTCTTTACGAAAGCACGGCTCTCGGACAAGGAGAAAGAGCAAACAACTCCCAACTCCAAGAACTTCCAGATCCAGTATCAAAAGTGACTTGGGATAATTACGTTGCGATCAGCCCACAATACTCTCGTTCGTCGGGAATCAAACTCAATGATGTTGTGACTGTGACTGTAAACGGTAAGTCCTTCGAACTTCCAGCTCTTGTCCAACCAGGTCTTCATCCAGAAGCAGTGGGAATTGCTCTTGGTTACGGAAGAACAAACGTTGGTGAGATCGGAAATGGTGTTGGTAAAAATGCAAGTGTCCTTGCAACAGAAGTAAACGGATCTTATGTTTACTCTGGTTTATCCATCACACTTTCCCCTACAGGTAAAAAATACAAACTCGCTACCACTCAGGACCACCATATGATGAGCCCTGGTGTGATGATGGGTGTGGAATGGAAAGAGAGACCTCTTATCATCTCCGCAAAACTACAAGACTATACTAAAAATCCAAGTGCCGGAATCCCTGAGCCTGAGATCCCAAAAATCTTAGTGGATGGAAAACTCCAAAGAGCACAAGGAGCAAACGCTCCTTCTGACCAACCAGGAAGCCAATTTGCATACCCAGGATACAAATGGGGTATGGCAGTTGATTTAACTTCTTGTTCTGGTTGTGGTGCTTGTGTGGTTGCATGTAACATTGAAAACAACGTGCCTATGGTAGGACGTGACGAAGTGCGAATGGGTCGTGAGATGCATTGGCTTCGGATTGACCGTTACTACATCGGTGATCCTGAAAAACCAGAATCACTCGAAATTGCACACCAACCACTCATGTGCCAACATTGTGATAACGCTCCTTGTGAGACAGTTTGTCCAGTGGCAGCAACCGTTCACAGTTCGGAAGGAACCAACGATATGGTTTACAACCGATGTGTGGGAACTCGTTACTGCTCGAACAACTGCCCTTACAAAGTGCGTCGTTTTAACTGGTTAGAACATTGGAATGAACACAGCTTACTCGGAGAGTCAATGCCTACCTTTAAGGCTCGTCCTCCAAGAAACTTAGGCCTCAACCCAGATGTAACCGTTCGTTCGCGTGGAGTTATGGAAAAATGTAACTTCTGTGCTTCTCGAGTTGCTGAGAAAAAAATCGCAGCGAAAAACGAAGGCCGAACTCTGAAAGATGGGGAAGTGAAAGCCGCTTGTGAACAAACATGTGCATCTGGAGCCATTGTGTTCGGTAACGTAAATGATCCTGAATCAAAAGTAGCGAAGCTCTTGAAAGACCCTAGGTCTTACAAACTTCTGGAATACCTAAACATCGGACCTGCCGTCAGTTATTTGACCCGAGTTCGAAACGAAGTTTAA
- a CDS encoding cytochrome c3 family protein → MNIKILKISVPIVAIAALAYLIFSPSRYVGYSPDQPIPFNHKIHAGDNKIDCKYCHTGVENSAHATVPPSSTCMNCHGAGNVAGNQEHVKWLKAQYDSNTPVSWVKVHDQPDFVYFNHSRHVQRGVDCSTCHGNMAEMVKVRQSKSLNMGFCVDCHRENNAPNDCSTCHR, encoded by the coding sequence ATGAATATAAAAATACTCAAGATCTCTGTGCCTATCGTTGCGATTGCAGCGCTTGCATATTTGATTTTTTCACCTAGCCGTTATGTGGGCTATTCACCCGACCAGCCCATCCCCTTCAACCACAAGATACATGCAGGCGATAACAAAATCGATTGTAAGTATTGCCATACAGGCGTTGAAAACTCGGCCCATGCCACAGTTCCTCCAAGTTCCACTTGTATGAACTGCCATGGAGCAGGTAACGTAGCGGGCAACCAAGAACATGTTAAGTGGCTCAAAGCACAGTACGATAGTAACACTCCCGTTTCGTGGGTGAAGGTCCATGACCAACCAGACTTCGTATACTTCAACCACTCAAGACACGTGCAACGTGGCGTTGATTGTTCCACATGTCATGGCAACATGGCAGAGATGGTAAAGGTTAGACAGTCCAAGTCCCTCAATATGGGATTTTGTGTCGATTGCCATAGAGAGAACAATGCTCCTAACGATTGTTCTACGTGCCACAGATAA
- a CDS encoding ArnT family glycosyltransferase: MKESLSPSERIFYRILLLMASLPILFTLPLDVIDIDSAQYAGISRELVLSNDFFTLIDNGRRYLDKPILTFWTIATSFFFFGISNIAFRIPAIFLSLLSVYSIYRITILSGGKERQGYLASIAYLLAPGVYAMVVDPKIDVYLTAYLVFTYHFYYLGKKQNPNYFYLMYLMMSMGFITKGPISVVIPAISIGGDILFRRDWKLLLSMRIPTGIFVLASLPALWCFFLFKNFNSYGPVFFLWIQSFGRFYREMYDVKFDPFYFYKSFSWAFFSGLLPMVIYVIFHSYQYTKTLGWKEILRKIRANEYKEVDFVIPFWVFLFLFLISFSRYPLPQYTYWVLPGAALYFGKIMEESLFQSNVARLRPSFLIAGIVYLVGYFLFPVFVSDVGILYYVFGAIGILFILLSAQLIPLEILLTLVGATLFFCAISLQFYPLLTSFQPSREFGAKIKELEPNEPVLYTFWMSNSKRSYGFYAERNFRNIYDKEKLDRLWVEKSERLIVLPSDKLPQLQEMVGTEYQIIPVMEKESFKVATPTIAFLKKETRNLVTKKISLVWVKKMQGKSFKNSKV, translated from the coding sequence ATGAAAGAATCACTTTCTCCTTCCGAACGCATCTTTTATCGTATTTTATTATTGATGGCATCTTTGCCGATTTTGTTTACTTTGCCACTGGATGTCATTGATATTGATAGTGCACAGTATGCGGGCATCAGTCGTGAACTAGTCCTATCCAATGATTTTTTCACACTCATCGATAATGGAAGAAGGTATTTGGATAAACCCATCCTTACTTTTTGGACCATTGCCACTTCGTTTTTTTTCTTTGGCATTAGTAACATCGCCTTTCGAATCCCTGCGATTTTTTTAAGTTTACTCTCTGTTTATTCGATTTACCGAATCACCATTTTATCTGGTGGAAAGGAGAGGCAAGGTTACTTAGCTTCCATAGCATATCTACTCGCACCTGGTGTGTATGCGATGGTGGTGGATCCCAAAATCGATGTATATCTCACAGCCTATCTTGTATTCACATATCATTTTTATTATTTAGGTAAAAAACAAAATCCCAATTATTTTTATCTGATGTATCTCATGATGTCGATGGGATTTATCACAAAAGGGCCTATCTCCGTAGTCATACCAGCCATTTCGATTGGAGGGGATATATTATTCCGAAGAGATTGGAAACTTTTACTCTCTATGAGAATCCCGACTGGTATTTTTGTATTGGCATCACTTCCTGCACTTTGGTGTTTTTTCTTATTCAAAAACTTTAATTCATACGGGCCTGTTTTCTTTTTATGGATCCAATCATTTGGTCGCTTTTATCGCGAGATGTATGATGTGAAGTTTGATCCATTTTATTTTTATAAATCATTCTCATGGGCTTTCTTTAGTGGGCTTTTGCCTATGGTCATTTACGTGATTTTCCATTCTTACCAGTATACCAAAACATTGGGTTGGAAAGAGATCCTACGTAAGATCCGTGCCAATGAATACAAAGAAGTGGATTTTGTGATTCCATTCTGGGTCTTTCTCTTTTTGTTCCTCATCTCGTTTTCTCGTTACCCACTCCCACAATATACCTATTGGGTTTTACCTGGTGCCGCTTTGTACTTTGGGAAAATCATGGAAGAAAGTTTGTTCCAGTCCAATGTCGCCAGGTTACGTCCATCGTTTCTCATCGCAGGGATTGTGTATTTGGTAGGGTATTTTCTCTTTCCTGTCTTTGTTTCCGATGTTGGCATACTGTATTATGTATTCGGAGCGATTGGGATCCTTTTCATTTTACTTTCCGCACAACTCATTCCTTTGGAAATCCTACTGACCCTTGTGGGTGCTACTTTGTTTTTTTGTGCGATTAGCTTACAGTTTTATCCGCTCCTTACCAGTTTTCAACCTTCTAGGGAATTTGGAGCCAAGATTAAAGAATTAGAGCCGAATGAACCAGTCCTTTATACCTTCTGGATGTCCAATTCGAAACGTTCCTATGGGTTCTATGCCGAACGAAATTTTAGAAATATCTATGATAAAGAAAAATTGGACAGGTTGTGGGTCGAAAAATCGGAGCGACTCATCGTACTCCCATCAGATAAGTTACCACAACTGCAAGAGATGGTGGGTACAGAATACCAAATCATACCTGTTATGGAAAAAGAATCCTTCAAAGTAGCAACACCAACGATCGCTTTTCTCAAAAAAGAGACAAGAAACCTGGTCACAAAGAAAATTTCTTTGGTTTGGGTGAAAAAAATGCAGGGGAAATCATTTAAAAACTCGAAAGTATAA